The Bifidobacterium animalis subsp. animalis ATCC 25527 genomic interval TGCGTAAGCGGAGAAATAATAGACGACCTGCGGTACGAGACGCCCCACATTGATTGAATTCGCAGAGGAAAGGCGAACATGCGCGTCCGCCTCAAGGCGTGACGCGAGATCACGGTCGCCGAAGATGCGTTTGACCGTGGACTGGGCATCATCGAAATTGCCATCCACCGCGCATACGTTCACATTGGACCCCTGTTGCGTGGTCATCTGCAGTTCCTGAACGCGGGAGACCTTGCCCTGCGGATAGAACACCGTGATGCCGGTGCCCTGCGCATCCGCGAATCCGGCAAGCGCCGCCTTGCCGGTATCCCCGGAGGTCGCGGTGACAATCATGATCCTCTCATCGCGATCCCCGTCCGCCGGAGTGGTGCGGGCCATCAGCCGGGGAAGGATCTGCAACGCGACGTCCTTGAACGCACAGGTCGGCCCGTTGAACAATTCCATGATGAAGTCGTCGCCCAGCGGTTTGACCGGAGTGATGCGCTCATCGCTCCATTGGGAGCCGTATGCCTCGGCGATGCACTGGGAGAGCTCCTCCTCGGTGTAGTCGTCAAGCAGCACCGACAACACCTTCAAAGCAATCTGCTGATAGCTTTTACCCGCAAGATCGCTGATGTCAATCTTCGTCTCCCCAAGGGCATCGGTGACGAACAGACCGCCATCGTCGGCGATGCCCTTGCGTATCGCCTGCTTGGATGTGAATGCCTCGTCGCTGCTGCGTGTGCTATGGAAAGTGCTCATGCGTTACTGTGTCCTTCGCCAATAGACGGATTGCCGAGACACATTATATGTGGAGCGTATGGAGCACACCGACACGCGTCCGTCCAATGGAACAAACCGTTGTGCGCTGTAGGCAACTGCCACTACTCTTGGGTCTATGACGAATACGAATGAGCTTCAGACCCCGGTGAGCGGCGACGTGCAGCAGGCGGTGAACGCGCTCGCCGACGCGGCGGCCATGGCACAGCATGAACTGGCGCAAGCGACCGCCGACACCAAGAACGGTGTGCTGATGGCGATTGCCGATGCATTGGATGCGCATGCGAGCGATATCGCCGACGCCAATGCCATGGACATGCAGGCCGCCTTTGACGCAGGCATGGATCAGGGCAAGCTCGACCGACTCAAATTTGACGTCGTACGTGTGGCCGCAGCGGCACAGGGTGTGCGCCATGTAGCCACCCTGCCGGATCCGGTTGGCGAGATCGTGCGAGGCTATGATCTGGGTAATGGGCTGCGATTGCAGCAGCAGCGTGTACCGCTTGGCGTAATCGGCATGATTTACGAGGCGCGTCCGAATGTGACCGTCGACGTGGCGGCCCTGTGCCTCAAGTCGGGCAATGCGGCCATACTGCGTGGCGGCCATGCCGCGGAGCGCACGAACGCCGCTACGTTGCAGGTGATAGACGAGGTGCTACAGGAACTGCATTTCGATCCGGCACTTGTGGCATCGGTCGACCGCTATGGCCGGGAAGGTGCGCGTGCGATGATGCGAGCCACCGGTCATATCGATGTGCTCATCCCTCGGGGTGGCGCCGGTCTCATTCAATCCGTGGTGCGTGAGTCGCGCGTTCCGGTGATCGAGACCGGGGCCGGGAATGTGCATATCTACGTCGATTCCTCCGCCGACATCGACAAGGCGATCGACATCGTGGTCAATGCGAAGACGCAACGCGTGGGTGTATGCAATGCCGCGGAGAAACTCATCGTGCATAGGGACATCGCCCGGCAGTTCCTGCCGAGAATGGCTCAGGCATTGGCACGTGCTCATGTGACCATCCATGCGGACGAGCTATCGATGCGGATCATGGGAGATGCAGACATCAAGGACATCCAATTGCTCGCCGCCGACGAAGCGGATTGGAGCACCGAATACCTGGCGTTGGAGATTGGCGTGCGCATCGTCGATTCACTCGACGAGGCCATTGACCATATCAACCGGTACTCCACACATCACACCGAATCGATCCTTTCCCAGGACTACACGAACATCGAACGCTTCACGAAGGCCATCGATTCCGCCGTGGTGATGGTGAACGCCTCCACGCGTTTCACGGATGGCGGGGTATTCGGCTTTGGCGCCGAACTGGGTATTTCCACCCAGAAACTCCATGCACGAGGTCCCATGGGACTTCAGGAGATGACGACGACGAAATGGGTCGGCTACGGCAACGGGCAGGTGCGCGCATGAACGGGGTGCAGGATGGGATGGAACAGTTGGATGAACGCGAAGACGGTGCCGGCGGCATGACCGAGGTGGTGTCTGACGCGCCCGTCAACCCGTGGGGGCTTGACTTGGACGACCCGTTCATCGCGCTCCGACTCACCGCTGAGCGGTTGAGCCTGGTGCGGTATGTGTTCGTGGTGCAGATCGAGGACGGCATTGCGACCGCAGGACAGCGCGCGTCGCTTGAGTATGCGGATGCCGTGCTCATCGGATGGCCGGACGAACACGCAAAAGGCCTGAACGTACCGACCGATGAGGACCGGCGCACCATCGACGAGCAGATTCGCCTGATGGAGGAGTATGTCGACAAGTTCCGCACGATGGAACAGGATGGCGATATCGACGGCATGACCGACACCCTCATTCGCATCACTGAGCGAGTGGCCCGTGTACGCAGCATCTACCAGCCCAAGTTCCTGTTGCCCACTTTCGCGGAAATCCGTCGTGTGGTGCAAGATGAATGGGATGAGGACATGGGCAAGATCGATTCCGATACCGTGATGAACGACAACGGGGAGAGCGGTCTGGCCAAGGATGTGCAAAAAGCCGCCTTTGATGCCGATGAAGCTGGTCGCGGCACGGATCGGACCAGCGAATGAACGGCACCACACCCATGGATCGGAGCATGTCCGAGCTGTCGCCCTACGCACAACGCGAGGTGGAGCTCATCTCGCAGCATGGGCGACGTTCGGCTCGGGGCAACTGGCACTCCCATGCGCGTATCGGCATCATGGGCGGCACCTTCGATCCGATTCACAACGGGCATCTGGTGGCGGCATCCGAAGTGGCGTGGGTCTACGACCTTGACGAGGTGATCTTCGTACCCACCGGGCGTCCGGTCTTCAAGCTTGACAAGCATGTGACGAACGAGGAGGACCGGTACCTGATGACGGTCATCGCAACCGCCTCGAATCCGAAGTTTGTCGTCTCGCGTGTCGACATAGACCGCCCCGGGGTCACCTACACCATTGATACGCTGCGAGACATCCGCGCCCGCTACCCCGATGCCGAGCTGTTCTTCATCACCGGTGCCGACGCCGTCGCGGAGATCATGCGGTGGAAAGACGCCGAGCGCATGTTCGACATCGCCCATTTCGTGGCGGTGACACGCCCCGGTTACTCTTCGAAGGTCCCGCTGCCGGTCGGCAAGGTAGACATGTTGGAGATTCCCGCACTGGCCATTTCCTCCACCGATGTTCGTCAACGTGCGCGCAACGGGGAACCCGTGTGGTACCTGGTGCCGGATGGCGTGGTGCAATACATAGCCAAGCACGGCATCTACGACGAGGACGCGAAGTAGCGGCACGTCACCGGCACTGGTATCGCGCCGCTCAGTCGAAACAGCGATTTATGATTGGACGCGTAACCGACGACCGACGTTTGGAGACACGGTGAGTGCAATTCTCGAGGGAAAACCCGATAAAAATCTCATTCTCGTAACAGGCAGGGCGCATCCCAAGCTGGCCGCCGACGTTGCGGACCAGCTCGGCATCGATGTTCTCGAGACCACCGCCTACGACTTCGCCAATGGCGAGATGTATGTGCGCTACACCGAATCCGTTCGCGGAGCCGACGTGTTTGTGCTGCAGAGTCATTGCACTCCGGTGAACAAAAGCATCATGGAACAGCTCATCATGATCGATGCACTGAAGCGCGCTTCAGCCAGGTCGATCACCGCTGTATGCCCATTGCTTGGTTATTCCCGTCAAGACAAGAAGCATCGTGGCCGCGAACCCATCTCCTGCCGTCTTGTCTTCGATTTGCTGCGTACTGCCGGCGCCGATCGAGTGATGAGCGTCGATCTGCACGCGGCCCAGACCCAGGGGTTCTTTGACGGACCTGTGGATCATCTGATTGCCATGCCGGTATTGGTCGACTATATTCGCGATCGTTTCGATGGTCATCTCGACAATGTCACCGTCGTCTCGCCGGATGCCGGGCGCATCCGTGTCGCTGAGCAGTGGGCGCAACGCCTGGGCGGCGGTCCTCTGGCCTTCGTGCACAAGACCCGTGACATCACGCGGCCGAATCAGGCCAAGGCGAACCGTGTCGTGGGCGATGTCAAGGGCAAGGATTGCGTTCTGGTCGACGATTTGATCGACACCGCGGGAACCATCGCCGGGGCATGTCAGGTGCTTCGTGAGGCCGGAGCCAGGTCGGTGACCGTGGTGGCCACCCATGGCGTGCTTTCCGGACCGGCAGTCGATCGTCTCAAGTCATGCGGCGCTCGTGAGGTGGTGCTGACCGATACCGTTCCGATTCCCGAGGAGAAGCGGTGGGATGGTCTCACGGTGCTTTCCATCGCGCCGTTGCTTTCCTCCGCCATCAAAGCCGTATTCGAGGACGGCTCAGTGGCCGAATTGTTCGACACCTACCCTGAACATCACGGGCAGGGATTCCTGTTCGCCTGATTGGTCGCTGTGCGGATGTGAAACACACCGGCGGCGAAAAGTCTGGGCATATGGCATAATGAACACTTGGCGGAGTCACTCCGCCGTTCCCCCATGGTGTAATGGCAGCACACGGGTCTTTGGAACCCTTTGTCTTGGTTCGAGTCCAGGTGGGGGAGCAATTGGACGCCTGGTCCGCATACGCGGATTAGGCGTTCGTCGTTTATAGGTTTGGAGGCAGTCCATGACGTTGACCGCGGCAATCGTCCTCGCAGCAGGGGAGGGGACGCGCATGCGTTCCAGCAAACCGAAAGTGCTGCACGAATTTGCAGGAAAGACCTTCCTCAACAGGGTCATGGATGCGGTCGGGGCGCTCGATCCCGAGACGCTCGCCGTTGTCGTGCGTTATCAGGCACAGCGAGTGGCCGAAGCGGCCCGCTCCTATGATGACGCTGTGCTCATTGTGGAACAGGACGAGATCCCGGGTACGGGACGTGCTGTGCAATGCGCGATGGAGCAGCTCGGGGAGCGGGGGCCTCTTTCTGGCACTGTGCTCATCACCGCGTCTGACATGCCGCTGCTCGACACCTCCGCACTCAAGCAATTGCTGGATTACCATCGTGACAGTGGTGACGGAGCCACCGTGCTCACCACCGTGCTTGACGACCCGACTGGATATGGTCGCATCATTCGCGATGCCGACGGCAACGTGCTCAAGATCGTGGAGCAGAAAGATGGCAACAGTTCCGAACTCGCGGTCCGTGAGGTGAACACATCGGTGTACGTGTTCGATGCCGCGGTGCTCGAACAGGCCATCGCCAATCTGAATGCCGACAACGCTCAAGGCGAGTTCTATCTGACGGATGCGCTCACTGTCGCGCGGCAGGTGAGCAAAGTCGGCGCCTTCGCCGCGCCCGACCCCTTGAGCGTCGAGGGCGTCAACGATCGTGTGCAGCTCGCGTCGCTGGCCAAGGCGCACAATCTGCGTGTATGCAGGCAGTGGATGCTCGACGGGGTCACCATCGTCGATCCGCAGACCACTTGGATAGAAGACGAGGTCGAGATAGAGTCGGATGCTGTGATTCTGCCGGGGTGCTTCCTGCAGGGACACACCACAATCGCCCATGACGCTGTGGTCGGCCCCTACACCACGCTCATCGATGCGACGGTCGAGCTGGGGGCCCATGTGGAGCGTTCCCGCGTGCAGGAGAGCCGCATAGGCCGGGAAGCGAACATTGGACCATGGACGTACCTGCGTCCGGGAAACGAGATCGGCACTGGTTCAAAGGCGGGTGCTTTCGTCGAGATGAAGAAGGCGCACATCGGCGATGGCACCAAGGTGCCCCATCTGAGCTATGTGGGCGATGCCGATCTCGGCGAAAACACGAACATCGGCGGCGGCACCATCACCGCCAACTACGATGGTGTGCACAAGAACCACACCCATATTGGTTCCGATGTGCATATCGGCGCCGGCAATCTGTTCGTCGCGCCGGTCAATGTGGGGGACGGTGTCACCAGCGGTGCGGGATCGGTCATCCGACATGATGTCCCGGACGGCGCGATGGTGTACTCCGAGAACACGCAGCATGTTGTAGACAACTGGAAACCAGCTTGGGAGCGTTGAAATGAATGCTTTGGAACAATCCATTAATTCGGTGCGCGTCGCCGCGACTGCGGCCGATGGCATGAAGGCTCAGGACGTGGTGGCCTACAACGTAGGCGACAAACTCGGCATCTGCGACCTCATGATGATCGCCTCCGCTTCGAACGAACGTCAGGTTCTGGCCATTGCCGAGGAGGTTGAGAAGCAGCTGTTCCTCAAGGATGGAGGCCGTAAGCCGCGGTCCAGGGAGGGCATCGAGGAGGCGCAGTGGGTGCTGCTCGACTACGGTGATTTCATCATTCACATCATGCATGACGAGGCACGTGATTTCTACAATCTCGAACGCCTGTGGCGTGATTGTGAACCGGTTGACCTCGAACTGGAGCATCCGGAAAGCCGGGGCATCGAGTCCAGCGACGCCGATACCGAAGAGTGACGGCGGACGAATGGAACCGTACGCACGCCATGTCACGCTGGTGCGCCATGGCCGCACCTCATACAACAGACAAGGGCTGGTGCAGGGATCGATCGACATTCCGCTCGATGAGGTCGGGCTGTGGCAGGTGAACCAGTCCGCGCAGTCACTGATTAAGCTATATGTGCTCCCGGACCCATCACGGCACCAGCTCGTTGTGTCCTCCGACCTCGAACGTTCGATGCAGACGGCACATGCCTTCGCCGATCGACTGGGGCTCGAAGTGCATGCCGACGAACGGTTGCGCGAGCGGCATTTCGGTGAATTCGAAGGCCGATCCGGCGCATACCTGCAGGCCAATTTCCCGCAGGACTTCGACTCGTGGTGCCGGGGCATGGGCGGCGAGATGAATCATGGCGCCGAATCCCACGAACATGCCGGTGCCCGCGGCATGGAGGCCATGAATGATTGGGCCCATGAATGCGATGACGACACCGACCTGTTCGTATTCTCCCATGGCGCGCTCATCGAAAACGCGCTGCAGGTGCTGTTCGGCATCGAACGACGATACCCGGATTTCATCTCGCTCACCTCGATGCGCAACGCGCACTGGGCCAGACTGAGAAGGGCCGATATCGACATGGACAACCGGTGGATCATGGAGGACTACAACCATGGACCCGCCCTGGCCGATACACAGTATTGGGAACGCCCAGACACCTTGCCAGCGAAATGACAGGACACCTCAAGTCTCGGCGTGTATGCTGTGAAGACGAAAACTATGAGGCGTGGATGACGATCGCGCCTCCAACCATATCTGAACATTGAAAGCACCGTGAAAAACTTCTTCAAAGGAATATCGTTCTCGCAGCTGCTGGCAGGTGCCTTGGCCGCGGTGACATCGTTTCTGCTGTCGTCGAAGATCGGCATCGCAGGTTCGGTAATCGGCGTGGCCGTGGCCTCCATCGTCTCCACTGCGGCTTCCCAGCTCTATCAGAACGTGATTGACGCGTCGAGCAAGAAACTCCAGGATGCCGCACAACAGGTTGGGGTTGCTCCGTCGCATGCCAATGCACATACAGGCGACCACTCCACGGCTGATATCGACGACACACAGACCATCGCACCTGTGCATTCGGATGACTCCCGTGGCGCACGCACCGTGGTCTCCGGAACCCATGCCACCGATGCTTCGAAGCACCCGCAGGCTGGTACGAAGACGCAGATGACCAAGCATGACAAACGTGTGGCCGTGATTGTCGCACTGATTTCCGGTCTGGTGGCGGTGGGCATCACCGCAGGTGTCATCCTCGCCTTGACGGGAGGCAAGGGCACCGACTCCGTGGTGCGTGACGTGGTCAGTCCCACTTACTCGCAGACGCCAGCCGAGATGCCCACCCAGACGCCCACACAGACACCGGCGCCCACGCAGAGCGGAGAGGGAAGTGATACCGATTCGCGTCATACGAAGGATTCTTCGACATCGGACGGGAATGGACAATCCTCCGGGAATGGACAATCCTCGGGATCCTCTTCGGGCAATGCGAATACTGGTTCGGGAAACTCAGGCTCTGGCTCATCGAACCCCGGATCCTCAGGGTCGTCCGGGTCCCAGAACTCGAATGGGTCCGGGACTGCGGGCACCGGTTCCGCTGGTCAGGACGGCAATTCGGGTGATGCGCAGAACACGGATTCCGGCAATGGTGATTCGGGAGGTTCCGGCAATGAGGGAACCAATTCAGGCACAAACCAGAAGAAAGACGGTTCGCAAGCTCAGCAATAGTAGGCATATATGGGGATGGCCGGGAATCGATTCCCGGCCATCCCCATATATGCTCCGCCCGAACGCGTCAATGCGACACGCCGATTTGCTCATCGAAACAGAATGTTGTAATCTAACACAGGTTCGTTCGAAGAACGACGGGGCTATGGCGCAGCTGGTAGCGCATCTCCATGGCATGGAGAGGGTCAGGAGTTCGAATCTCCTTAGCTCCACGAATCGCAGGCAATCTGCGATGGCAGGTATGTGGTATACACCTGTTTGGGGCTATGGCGCAGCTGGTAGCGCATCTCCATGGCATGGAGAGGGTCAGGAGTTCGAATCTCCTTAGCTCCACCACCAACCCGGCTATGCCGGGTTTTTGTTTTCGTCTTCTGAATTATCACATTCCCCATATCCCTCCACAGCGCAAACCCAAATATGCCGCCATGTCATCGCGTAGTGTGGTAGTCATACATGACGAAAGGAACATCATGGCGCAACTGACTGAAGATATGAAGGAATTCATCAAGAACAATCTGGCATGGGTGGCAACCGTGAACCAGGACGGCATCCCCGACCTCGGTCCGAAGATGTCGATGTTCGTGCTCGACGACAACCATCTTGCCTATCATGAGCGCACTGCCGGACAGACCTACCGCAACCTCGAGAACGGCAGCCCGTTGGTCGTGGCGTTCGTGAACTTCGAACAGAAGAAGGGCTACCGCTTCCGTGGTGAAGTGGTGCTGCACACCGACGACGCCATTTACGACGAACAGGTCAAGCTCGCCAACGAACGTGGCACCAAGGTTCCCGCCTGCGTCCCGGTGCTGGAGATCAGCGAGATCGACGACCTCTCCGCAGGTGCAAAGGCCGGCACGGTGATCTCGCACGACTGAGCCATATACCGAAAATGCCGAAGCCTGTCGTCTGGCTCCGGCATTTTCGTTCCATGCGGATCGATGCTGGGCGATGGGAACAGAAAGGACGGGAAGAAATGATCGATGAAGTGATGTTCATGCGCCACGGGCGCACCGCATTCAATTTGCAACGGCGCTTGCAGGGGCAGATCGACATTCCACTCGATATCGTGGGGCAGTGGCAGGTGGATATGAGTGGATTCACACTCGCCCAACGGTTCTATTGGGCCAAGGTGTCGAATATCGCCCGGCATCCAGACAGGCTTCCCCAGCCCTCCGATCCCCGGATTCGTCGCAGCGACATCACGGAATATGAGCAAGCCCCTGCGTCGCGACGCCGCATGGTGGTCGTGAGCTCGGATCTCTTCCGGGCCCAACAGACGGCCCATGCTTTCGCCGACCCGCTGGGATTGGACGTGACACTCGATCCGCGTCTGCGCGAACGTGATTTCGGCCAATGGGAAGGGATGAGCCGAGAGGAGATTAATGAGCGGTACCCGGAAGGATATGCGTCGTGGAAGGCCCATGAGGGCGGCGAGGCGGCCTATGGGGTGGAAAGCCGCCCCGACCTTGGCAAACGTGGCGGTTCCACAATCCGTTCCTATTGCGACGACCCCCAATACATGGATGAGCCCACCACGTTGTTCGTCGTCTCCCACGGTTCATGGATCGCCGCGACCATCGGGAATCTCATGGGTCTGCCAGACTCGCAGCTTGACAATCTGACCGGCATGCGCAATGCGTTCTGGAGCCGTATGGAGCCCCAGTACACTTCGAATTCCGTGTTGTTCCATCTTACGGAATATGACAAGGGGCCGGATGTGGCGGACGCTGTTGACTGGGAGAACGGGCCGGCGTACCTGCACAATCCGGACATGCCGATGTGGAAGCCGCTGATCTAGGCCGATGCTGTCCGGCTGTCTCAACCCTGCGACTATGCTGGTGCGTTGGCTTGAAAGCGCCCGCGACGCATGCACGCCCTCACGTGTGACGTCGCGGGTCCAGTGGCGAATGCCGGACACGATGAAGGCGGGTGATGCCCCATGTTGCGTATGTTCAGTACCGTTGACGGCCAGGTACGGCAGATTTCGAAACCCGAGAACGGCTCCTGGCTGGCGTTGGCCGATCCCACCGATGTCGAGCTCGCCACCGTCTCGCAGGAGACGGGCATCGACCTCGCCGATCTGCGTGCCCCGCTCGATGACGAGGAACGTTCGCGCGTGGACGTGGAGGATGACTACACGATGATCATCGTGGACATTCCCACCGTGGAGGAACGCAGCGGCAGGGATTGGTACGAGACGATACCATTGTCGATCATCGTGACGAAGACGATGATCATCACCGTGTGCATGCAGGACACCCCGGTGCTCCATCCGTTCATGGAAGGCACGATCCGTGGATTCAACACCTTCATGCGATCCAGATTCATTCTGCAGATCCTCTATCGCAACGCGACGATGTACCTGCGGTACCTGCGCATCATCGACCGGGAGACCGATAAACTCGAACTGCGTCTGCGCCACTCCATGCAGAACCGTGAGATCCTCATGCTGCTCGAACTGAGCAAGACCTTGGTGTATTTCAACACGTCGCTCAAATCGAACGAGATCGTCATGGAGAAGCTCATGACGCTCACACGCATCAAGCAGTACCCGGAAGATGAGGATCTGCTTGAAGATGTGATCACCGAGAACAAGCAGGCCATCGAGATGGCGAACATCTACAGCGGCGTTCTCGCGAACATGACGGACGCATTCGCCTCAATCGTGTCGAACAACCTGAATAATGTGATGCGCATCTTCACGATGATCTCGATCACGCTATCGATTCCGACTCTCATTTTCTCCATGTACGGCATGAACTTCCAGCAGGGGATGATCGGCATGCCGTTGAGCGATTCACAATGGGGGTTCCTCGTCATCGTCCTGCTTGCCTGCGTCTTGGCGGGAGCGGTGATCTGGTTCCTCACACGCTCGCGACTGTTCAAGTGAGGCGCGCCATGCATGCAAGACTGAGAACCATGTCCCGTGCGATCCTCACCATCTCCCTCGCAGTGGGGCTTTGCGGCTGCGGCACCTCGGTGAATGTCAGCGCCCCGGGGCAGGCGAAGGGACCAGTCATGTCGATCGGCGTGCCGGCCGACGAACCGGGGGTGGGCTGGTACCATGACGGTGAATACAGCGGTCTGAGTGTCGAAGTGGCCAAATACGTGGCAAAGGTGCTCGGCTATGGGGACGAGCAGCTCTTCTTCCACTCCCAGACCCCCGCCACGCGCCTGGGCAGGCTTGATGACGGCAGCGTCGATTTCGCAATGGTCACGTTCGCCTATGACGGTGGCAAGAATGCGTTGGAGATGGACCATACTCAAACGGCGGATGGCACCCGGTACGAGGTCTCGGGCCCATATCTGGTCGCTCGCAACCAACTGCTGGTTCGTGCCGATGACGCACGTCGGCTGCCGGATGTACAGTCACTCGATGGCAGGACCGTGTGCACGGTCGCCGGCGAGTACTCCGGAGAGCAACTCCATGACCGTCGCCCACGAATCAAGATCCTGCAACGTGCC includes:
- a CDS encoding pyridoxamine 5'-phosphate oxidase family protein; the protein is MAQLTEDMKEFIKNNLAWVATVNQDGIPDLGPKMSMFVLDDNHLAYHERTAGQTYRNLENGSPLVVAFVNFEQKKGYRFRGEVVLHTDDAIYDEQVKLANERGTKVPACVPVLEISEIDDLSAGAKAGTVISHD
- a CDS encoding transporter substrate-binding domain-containing protein is translated as MHARLRTMSRAILTISLAVGLCGCGTSVNVSAPGQAKGPVMSIGVPADEPGVGWYHDGEYSGLSVEVAKYVAKVLGYGDEQLFFHSQTPATRLGRLDDGSVDFAMVTFAYDGGKNALEMDHTQTADGTRYEVSGPYLVARNQLLVRADDARRLPDVQSLDGRTVCTVAGEYSGEQLHDRRPRIKILQRADYSECSASLLVGQSDAIAGPQPILAGLRKDGGTRYLHLQEDSYGTQAFGIAVKADQRKLMELIDTALQQMVDDGTWDAQIDAMETKLGMHVDLSLNPVTVARSQDDG
- a CDS encoding ribose-phosphate diphosphokinase; protein product: MSAILEGKPDKNLILVTGRAHPKLAADVADQLGIDVLETTAYDFANGEMYVRYTESVRGADVFVLQSHCTPVNKSIMEQLIMIDALKRASARSITAVCPLLGYSRQDKKHRGREPISCRLVFDLLRTAGADRVMSVDLHAAQTQGFFDGPVDHLIAMPVLVDYIRDRFDGHLDNVTVVSPDAGRIRVAEQWAQRLGGGPLAFVHKTRDITRPNQAKANRVVGDVKGKDCVLVDDLIDTAGTIAGACQVLREAGARSVTVVATHGVLSGPAVDRLKSCGAREVVLTDTVPIPEEKRWDGLTVLSIAPLLSSAIKAVFEDGSVAELFDTYPEHHGQGFLFA
- a CDS encoding histidine phosphatase family protein; amino-acid sequence: MEPYARHVTLVRHGRTSYNRQGLVQGSIDIPLDEVGLWQVNQSAQSLIKLYVLPDPSRHQLVVSSDLERSMQTAHAFADRLGLEVHADERLRERHFGEFEGRSGAYLQANFPQDFDSWCRGMGGEMNHGAESHEHAGARGMEAMNDWAHECDDDTDLFVFSHGALIENALQVLFGIERRYPDFISLTSMRNAHWARLRRADIDMDNRWIMEDYNHGPALADTQYWERPDTLPAK
- a CDS encoding magnesium transporter CorA family protein, translated to MLRMFSTVDGQVRQISKPENGSWLALADPTDVELATVSQETGIDLADLRAPLDDEERSRVDVEDDYTMIIVDIPTVEERSGRDWYETIPLSIIVTKTMIITVCMQDTPVLHPFMEGTIRGFNTFMRSRFILQILYRNATMYLRYLRIIDRETDKLELRLRHSMQNREILMLLELSKTLVYFNTSLKSNEIVMEKLMTLTRIKQYPEDEDLLEDVITENKQAIEMANIYSGVLANMTDAFASIVSNNLNNVMRIFTMISITLSIPTLIFSMYGMNFQQGMIGMPLSDSQWGFLVIVLLACVLAGAVIWFLTRSRLFK
- the nadD gene encoding nicotinate-nucleotide adenylyltransferase — protein: MNGTTPMDRSMSELSPYAQREVELISQHGRRSARGNWHSHARIGIMGGTFDPIHNGHLVAASEVAWVYDLDEVIFVPTGRPVFKLDKHVTNEEDRYLMTVIATASNPKFVVSRVDIDRPGVTYTIDTLRDIRARYPDAELFFITGADAVAEIMRWKDAERMFDIAHFVAVTRPGYSSKVPLPVGKVDMLEIPALAISSTDVRQRARNGEPVWYLVPDGVVQYIAKHGIYDEDAK
- the glmU gene encoding bifunctional UDP-N-acetylglucosamine diphosphorylase/glucosamine-1-phosphate N-acetyltransferase GlmU — protein: MTLTAAIVLAAGEGTRMRSSKPKVLHEFAGKTFLNRVMDAVGALDPETLAVVVRYQAQRVAEAARSYDDAVLIVEQDEIPGTGRAVQCAMEQLGERGPLSGTVLITASDMPLLDTSALKQLLDYHRDSGDGATVLTTVLDDPTGYGRIIRDADGNVLKIVEQKDGNSSELAVREVNTSVYVFDAAVLEQAIANLNADNAQGEFYLTDALTVARQVSKVGAFAAPDPLSVEGVNDRVQLASLAKAHNLRVCRQWMLDGVTIVDPQTTWIEDEVEIESDAVILPGCFLQGHTTIAHDAVVGPYTTLIDATVELGAHVERSRVQESRIGREANIGPWTYLRPGNEIGTGSKAGAFVEMKKAHIGDGTKVPHLSYVGDADLGENTNIGGGTITANYDGVHKNHTHIGSDVHIGAGNLFVAPVNVGDGVTSGAGSVIRHDVPDGAMVYSENTQHVVDNWKPAWER
- a CDS encoding glutamate-5-semialdehyde dehydrogenase; protein product: MTNTNELQTPVSGDVQQAVNALADAAAMAQHELAQATADTKNGVLMAIADALDAHASDIADANAMDMQAAFDAGMDQGKLDRLKFDVVRVAAAAQGVRHVATLPDPVGEIVRGYDLGNGLRLQQQRVPLGVIGMIYEARPNVTVDVAALCLKSGNAAILRGGHAAERTNAATLQVIDEVLQELHFDPALVASVDRYGREGARAMMRATGHIDVLIPRGGAGLIQSVVRESRVPVIETGAGNVHIYVDSSADIDKAIDIVVNAKTQRVGVCNAAEKLIVHRDIARQFLPRMAQALARAHVTIHADELSMRIMGDADIKDIQLLAADEADWSTEYLALEIGVRIVDSLDEAIDHINRYSTHHTESILSQDYTNIERFTKAIDSAVVMVNASTRFTDGGVFGFGAELGISTQKLHARGPMGLQEMTTTKWVGYGNGQVRA
- the rsfS gene encoding ribosome silencing factor, coding for MNALEQSINSVRVAATAADGMKAQDVVAYNVGDKLGICDLMMIASASNERQVLAIAEEVEKQLFLKDGGRKPRSREGIEEAQWVLLDYGDFIIHIMHDEARDFYNLERLWRDCEPVDLELEHPESRGIESSDADTEE
- a CDS encoding histidine phosphatase family protein, with amino-acid sequence MIDEVMFMRHGRTAFNLQRRLQGQIDIPLDIVGQWQVDMSGFTLAQRFYWAKVSNIARHPDRLPQPSDPRIRRSDITEYEQAPASRRRMVVVSSDLFRAQQTAHAFADPLGLDVTLDPRLRERDFGQWEGMSREEINERYPEGYASWKAHEGGEAAYGVESRPDLGKRGGSTIRSYCDDPQYMDEPTTLFVVSHGSWIAATIGNLMGLPDSQLDNLTGMRNAFWSRMEPQYTSNSVLFHLTEYDKGPDVADAVDWENGPAYLHNPDMPMWKPLI